A genomic stretch from Mycobacteriales bacterium includes:
- a CDS encoding GGDEF domain-containing protein, which translates to METEGDRAAAVLRRQARFDALTGLANRYELEEQLTRALEAPEQGRVALLVADLDGFKPINDSYGHAVGDEVLAAVARRLRSCVRDNDTVARLGGDEFVILTRVTAAVEPTELAARIRKALRDPVQTSEGVLKVAASLGVAVAELGSDASDLLRQADRAMYRVKLAQR; encoded by the coding sequence GTGGAGACCGAGGGCGACCGAGCCGCTGCGGTCCTGCGCCGCCAGGCCAGGTTCGATGCCCTCACCGGGCTGGCGAACCGGTACGAGCTGGAGGAGCAGCTCACCCGTGCGCTCGAAGCGCCCGAGCAGGGCCGGGTCGCACTGCTCGTCGCGGACCTCGACGGCTTCAAGCCGATCAACGACAGCTACGGCCATGCCGTCGGCGATGAGGTGCTCGCCGCCGTGGCTCGGCGACTGCGTTCCTGCGTCCGCGACAACGACACCGTTGCCCGGCTGGGTGGGGACGAGTTCGTCATCCTGACGCGGGTCACTGCCGCGGTGGAACCCACTGAGCTCGCCGCGCGCATTCGCAAGGCGCTTCGCGATCCCGTGCAGACCTCTGAGGGGGTGCTGAAGGTCGCGGCCAGCCTGGGCGTCGCCGTGGCTGAGCTCGGCAGCGACGCCTCGGACCTGCTTCGTCAGGCCGATCGTGCGATGTACCGCGTCAAGCTCGCGCAACGCTGA